A genomic window from Xyrauchen texanus isolate HMW12.3.18 chromosome 15, RBS_HiC_50CHRs, whole genome shotgun sequence includes:
- the LOC127656423 gene encoding LOW QUALITY PROTEIN: inactive serine protease 35-like (The sequence of the model RefSeq protein was modified relative to this genomic sequence to represent the inferred CDS: deleted 1 base in 1 codon) — protein MGSVPLSLLLSISALAVLVAAAVEDATGDDEYTWPQKKVPLVHEKQTVYLDSSEFSAKPQSELHGICGIECQRGLPQPSLDDLEKLLSYETMYDNGTRTLTTISVQKLNMSDDWTGSSLSHTRNRREVYGTDTRFTIADKLYSMKYPFSTSVKISTGCSGVLVSPKHVLTAAHCIHNGTDYLDGAQKLSVGVLKERSRSRKGRKGKGRKGKGQRKNKEEEGEIDENEEIGEKHERKGKGKGKRNRSRRSTVSEQPSFRWTRVKQMQVPKGWFKGISEKVVADYDYAILELKRAQKTKYMDLGVIPSIKKLPAGRIHFSGFDDDRPDNLVYRFCSVSEESNDLLYQYCDAKPGSSGSGVYIRLKEPGKKNWKRKIVGVFSGHQWVDVNGVQQDYNVAVRITPLKYAQICHWVHGDSSQCRDT, from the exons ATGGGCTCCGTACCCTTGAGTCTACTGCTGTCCATTTCAGCACTAGCTGTGTTGGTGGCTGCAGCTGTGGAAGATGCAACAGGTGATGATGAGTACACCTGGCCGCAGAAGAAGGTACCACTGGTACATGAAAAGCAAACGGTGTATCTGGACAGTTCTGAGTTTTCAGCCAAACCTCAGAGCGAGCTCCATGGAATATGTGGCATCGAGTGTCAGAGGGGTCTCCCACAGCCCAGCTTAGATGATTTGGAGAAGCTACTGTCCTACGAAACAATGTAC GATAATGGAACGCGCACACTCACCACCATCTCAGTACAGAAGCTAAACATGAGCGACGACTGGACAGGAAGCTCTTTGTCCCACACACGAAACAGACGAGAGGTCTATGGCACAGACACGCGCTTTACCATCGCTGACAAACTGTACTCTATGAAATACCCTTTCTCCACCTCTGTGAAGATCTCTACAGGCTGTTCTGGAGTGCTGGTGTCCCCAAAGCATGTGTTGACGGCCGCTCATTGCATCCACAATGGAACGGACTACCTGGACGGGGCACAGAAACTCAGCGTAGGGGTGTTGAAGGAGCGATCTCGCAGTAGGAAAGGCAGGAAAGGGAAAGGAAGAAAAGGGAAAGGACAGAGAAAGAATAAAGAAGAGGAAGGGGAAATAGATGAAAACGAAGAGATTGGAGAGAAGCATGAACGTAAGGGCAAAGGCAAAGGCAAGAGGAACCGGAGTCGCCGCAGCACTGTTTCTGAACAACCCTCATTCCGCTGGACGCGTGTGAAACAAATGCAGGTGCCGAAGGGCTGGTTTAAAGGTATCTCTGAGAAAGTAGTGGCTGATTATGACTATGCCATCCTGGAGCTAAAGAGGGCGCAGAAGACCAAGTACATGGATCTAGGTGTCATTCCTTCAATTAAGAAGCTGCCAGCCGGACGTATCCACTTCTCTGGCTTCGATGACGACCGGCCGGACAATCTGGTGTACCGCTTTTGTTCCGTGTCCGAGGAGTCCAACGATTTGCTGTACCAGTATTGTGATGCCAAGCCCGGTTCCAGCGGCTCAGGTGTCTACATTCGCCTCAAAGAACCTGGCAAGAAAAATTGGAAGAGGAAAATCGTTGGGGTTTTCTCAGGTCACCAGTGGGTGGATGTTAACGGGGTACAGCAGGATTACAATGTGGCGGTGCGAATCACACCCCTGAAGTATGCACAGATCTGCCACTGGGTTCATGGGGACTCCAGTCAGTGCCGGGATACCTGA